In Thiospirochaeta perfilievii, a single window of DNA contains:
- a CDS encoding BMP family lipoprotein — protein MKKIGLLLLMMVIFAASTFANSNSEVSKESTFKIGMVTDSGSIDDKSFNQGTWEGIVRAGDELGTQIKYLKPVGTTEADYLKEVGNLYDAGYKFIVTPGFKFETTIYKAQEKYSDAKFVLIDGIPHPGDYNSLVKLNTVSIFFAEQEAGFLAGIATALKLSTGSVGFIGGMEIPPVQKFNWGFQQGIAYANDNLSTDIALDAENIIYQGTFDNVAAGQQLAAQMFDKGVNAIFCAAGGVGVGAINEAKNRVKAGEKFWIVGVDVDQYSEGIYEENKSVILTSAMKKIDNAAFDMIQAELNGTFPGAQVLTFNAANNGVGIPEVNPNLTPAIESTVNDVFKKLQNGEFIVSDEKGDLYK, from the coding sequence ATGAAAAAAATTGGATTATTATTATTGATGATGGTTATTTTTGCTGCTAGTACTTTTGCAAACAGTAACAGTGAAGTTTCGAAAGAATCTACTTTTAAAATTGGAATGGTTACAGATTCAGGGTCAATTGATGACAAATCATTTAACCAAGGAACATGGGAAGGTATTGTAAGAGCTGGTGATGAGTTAGGTACACAGATTAAATACTTAAAGCCTGTTGGTACAACAGAAGCTGATTATTTGAAAGAGGTTGGAAACTTATACGATGCTGGTTATAAATTTATAGTAACTCCGGGTTTCAAATTTGAAACAACTATCTACAAAGCTCAGGAGAAATATTCAGATGCAAAATTTGTTTTAATTGATGGTATTCCTCATCCTGGAGATTATAACTCTTTAGTAAAGTTAAATACAGTTTCTATCTTTTTTGCAGAGCAAGAAGCAGGATTTTTAGCAGGTATTGCTACAGCACTTAAACTTTCTACTGGTTCAGTTGGTTTTATTGGTGGTATGGAGATTCCTCCTGTACAGAAATTTAACTGGGGATTCCAACAGGGTATAGCTTATGCAAATGATAATTTAAGTACTGATATAGCACTTGATGCTGAGAATATTATATACCAAGGTACTTTTGATAATGTAGCTGCTGGTCAACAACTTGCTGCTCAAATGTTTGATAAAGGTGTAAATGCAATTTTCTGTGCCGCTGGTGGTGTAGGTGTTGGTGCAATAAACGAAGCTAAAAATAGAGTTAAAGCGGGAGAAAAATTCTGGATAGTTGGTGTTGATGTAGACCAATACTCGGAAGGTATCTACGAAGAGAATAAGTCTGTTATTTTAACTTCTGCAATGAAGAAAATTGACAATGCAGCTTTTGATATGATTCAAGCTGAATTAAATGGTACTTTCCCTGGTGCCCAGGTATTAACATTTAATGCTGCTAATAATGGTGTAGGTATACCAGAAGTTAACCCTAACTTAACTCCAGCTATTGAGTCTACAGTAAATGATGTATTCAAAAAATTACAAAATGGTGAGTTCATTGTTTCTGATGAGAAAGGTGACTTATATAAATAG
- the hcp gene encoding hydroxylamine reductase, whose amino-acid sequence MSMFCYQCQEAAGNKGCTGSAGVCGKKDETALLQDVLIYTLKGVSYYAQKLNSGKVEGQLITAGLFKTITNANFNDEIFEEEITKALALKADLKARAIAKGLDLSDAPSSALWEPTSVSEYQLQGTFASILSTKDEDIRSLRELIVGGLKGIAAYVSHAGALENFNQDIYTFMFKALAATADDSKSVDELVSLTLETGKYGVECMALLDKANTEAYGHPEISEVDLGVRSNPGILISGHDLKDIDELLKQTENSGVDVYTHSEMLAAQYYPAFKKYDHFAGNYGNAWWAQKEEFAKFNGPIIMTSNCLVPPTKEYIDRIYTTGETGFSGVKHISNHDFSEVINQAKGCKAPTEIETGKIIGGFAHEQVFALADKVVDAVKTGAIKKFFVMAGCDGRQKGRNYYTEFAQALPNDTVILTAGCAKYRYNKLNLGDIGGIPRVLDAGQCNDSYSLVLIALKLQEIFGLESVNDLPIAYNIAWYEQKAVIVLLALLYLGVKNIHLGPTLPAFLSENVANVLVENFGISPMGEVGEDIKLFMGEAV is encoded by the coding sequence ATGTCAATGTTTTGTTATCAGTGTCAGGAAGCTGCAGGAAATAAGGGTTGCACAGGTTCAGCTGGTGTATGTGGGAAAAAAGATGAAACAGCTCTATTACAGGATGTTTTAATTTATACTTTAAAGGGTGTTTCATACTATGCCCAAAAACTTAATTCTGGAAAGGTCGAGGGACAGTTAATTACAGCTGGACTTTTTAAAACTATTACAAATGCTAACTTTAATGATGAAATATTTGAAGAAGAGATTACAAAAGCATTAGCGTTAAAAGCAGACTTGAAAGCTAGAGCTATTGCAAAGGGGTTAGACTTATCAGATGCTCCATCATCTGCCTTATGGGAGCCTACTTCAGTTTCTGAGTATCAGTTACAGGGAACTTTTGCATCAATATTATCTACAAAGGATGAGGATATCCGTTCTCTTAGAGAACTTATAGTTGGTGGTCTAAAAGGTATAGCAGCCTACGTTTCCCATGCTGGAGCTTTAGAAAACTTTAATCAAGATATATATACTTTTATGTTTAAAGCCTTAGCCGCAACAGCAGATGATAGTAAAAGTGTGGATGAGTTAGTATCTTTAACACTTGAGACAGGTAAATATGGTGTAGAGTGTATGGCTCTATTAGATAAAGCAAATACTGAGGCTTATGGACATCCAGAAATTAGTGAGGTTGATCTTGGGGTTAGAAGTAATCCTGGAATACTTATCAGTGGTCATGATTTAAAAGATATAGATGAGTTATTAAAACAGACAGAAAATAGTGGTGTAGATGTCTATACTCACTCTGAGATGTTAGCTGCTCAATACTACCCCGCATTTAAGAAATATGATCATTTTGCTGGGAATTACGGTAACGCTTGGTGGGCTCAGAAAGAGGAGTTTGCTAAGTTTAACGGCCCTATTATTATGACTTCAAACTGTTTAGTTCCGCCTACTAAGGAGTATATAGATAGAATATATACAACTGGTGAGACTGGTTTTAGTGGAGTGAAACATATTTCTAACCACGATTTTTCAGAAGTAATTAATCAAGCAAAGGGTTGCAAAGCTCCTACAGAGATTGAAACAGGTAAGATAATTGGTGGATTTGCCCATGAACAAGTATTTGCTCTAGCTGATAAAGTTGTAGATGCTGTTAAAACTGGAGCTATTAAAAAGTTCTTTGTAATGGCTGGGTGTGATGGTAGACAAAAGGGGAGAAACTACTATACTGAGTTTGCCCAAGCTCTTCCAAATGACACAGTTATATTAACAGCCGGTTGTGCAAAATATCGATACAATAAGTTAAACTTAGGAGATATTGGTGGAATCCCAAGGGTATTAGATGCTGGACAGTGTAATGACTCCTACTCCCTTGTTCTTATTGCATTAAAACTACAGGAGATATTTGGTTTAGAAAGTGTTAATGATCTTCCAATTGCTTATAATATAGCATGGTATGAGCAGAAAGCAGTTATTGTTCTATTGGCCCTATTATATCTAGGTGTTAAAAATATTCACTTAGGGCCTACATTACCAGCCTTTTTATCAGAAAATGTAGCGAATGTACTAGTAGAGAATTTTGGAATATCTCCAATGGGAGAAGTTGGGGAAGATATTAAACTCTTTATGGGTGAAGCTGTTTAA
- a CDS encoding metal ABC transporter solute-binding protein, Zn/Mn family, whose translation MKKISILFISLLLLPIGLFASSNLETESKGLTIFTSVLPQKYFVDRIGGDRITSYALVGPGKSPATYQPTPSQIGRLSRADTLFTTGVPFEETYLDKVLETLSSLKVIDTSAGIIKRSIESHDHDEDHDEDHDEALDPHVWLSPTLAKIQAKNILDAIIELDPDGEREYLNGFNSLVSDLDDVIVKIHTILDPLKGKILFVYHPSFGYFADEFGLKQIAIETGGKEPTPSIIEKIIDQAQKSNVKMIIVQPEFSQKSASIIADAIDGKVTTLNPLDPDYINNLINIAVEIEKAYR comes from the coding sequence ATGAAAAAAATATCTATACTGTTTATATCATTACTGCTACTACCAATAGGACTTTTTGCCAGCAGTAATTTAGAGACGGAAAGTAAAGGGTTAACAATATTTACCAGTGTTTTACCACAAAAATACTTTGTTGATAGAATTGGTGGAGATAGGATTACATCCTATGCCCTTGTAGGACCTGGGAAAAGCCCAGCGACATACCAACCTACACCCAGCCAAATAGGGCGACTAAGTAGAGCTGATACACTATTTACAACAGGTGTACCCTTTGAAGAGACATATTTAGATAAGGTTTTAGAGACACTTAGTTCATTAAAGGTTATTGATACTTCTGCTGGAATTATCAAAAGGTCAATTGAATCCCACGACCATGATGAAGACCATGATGAAGACCATGATGAAGCACTTGATCCCCATGTTTGGCTATCCCCAACTCTTGCTAAGATACAGGCTAAAAACATATTAGATGCCATTATAGAACTGGATCCAGATGGAGAGAGGGAGTATTTAAATGGATTTAACAGTCTAGTATCAGATTTAGATGATGTTATTGTTAAAATACATACAATATTAGATCCATTAAAAGGGAAAATCCTATTTGTATATCACCCCTCTTTTGGATATTTTGCCGATGAATTTGGCTTAAAACAGATTGCAATTGAGACAGGAGGTAAGGAGCCTACCCCTTCAATAATAGAGAAAATTATTGATCAGGCCCAAAAATCTAATGTTAAAATGATAATTGTACAACCTGAGTTTTCCCAAAAAAGCGCCTCAATTATAGCCGATGCTATAGATGGAAAAGTAACAACACTAAATCCTCTAGATCCAGACTATATTAATAATCTAATTAATATAGCAGTGGAAATAGAAAAGGCATATAGATAA
- a CDS encoding Fur family transcriptional regulator — MGRCDSKELLKSKGMKATKQRVQILEEIIVKQRVFSVNDLYKELNNDMDLVTVYRVLNLFNDKNIVREIFSNNDSKMYELSCIHNPVHPHFNCKKCGKIYCLEAIDEKNLISLKKSCPGFTIENISMQFSGICDKCSK, encoded by the coding sequence ATGGGCAGATGTGATTCAAAAGAGTTATTAAAATCTAAAGGAATGAAGGCTACAAAACAGCGAGTCCAAATATTAGAAGAGATTATAGTTAAACAGAGAGTTTTTTCAGTAAATGATCTATATAAAGAGTTAAATAATGATATGGATTTAGTTACGGTTTATCGTGTACTTAATTTATTCAATGATAAAAATATTGTAAGAGAAATTTTCAGTAATAATGATTCAAAAATGTATGAACTCTCCTGTATACATAATCCTGTCCACCCCCATTTCAACTGTAAAAAATGTGGAAAGATCTACTGCCTAGAAGCTATAGATGAAAAAAATCTAATCAGCTTAAAGAAAAGTTGTCCAGGTTTTACCATTGAAAATATATCAATGCAATTTTCAGGAATTTGTGATAAATGTTCTAAATAG
- a CDS encoding GGDEF domain-containing protein yields the protein MRIKKIFIAILLLPLTMLSSKDKNILLLHSYSSNYSWTKNIEQGVMDRLESSNISIDIKIENLDIINNKDKQFKLLYDLYSLKYPNNMFDIIITADNDALDFVKMYRDKIWGPVPTIFCGVNGYNKEILDGITNISGIVESEDIEDTIDIILQHNPQLESILFWSMNHKIAINNVKLAEDYIKTKSAKIKVIKLKGDDLYESINRFSYLTQRDAILLFSSLRDDFGHIIPAKKVGTLISNMSFAPVYALHDIYLNTGVIGGKVVSGYHQGEEAANFLIKLLNGRDITTLPIMTNSPNRYIFDETALYKSNIEKSLNPKDSIYVNPRPSFYRQHTYEIRFFSIFILTLASIILFSILYRLKKQRIRETHLLIQRSAIFDLSSNLFCIATPDGRVIQLNKSWMDVLGWNNEELLNEPLLKYIHPDDKELLSKEMKKIKKGYTLENFQSRYLCKNGGHKWLSWNSFTSPGDKDIVVSARDITQEKIHSEELERLATQDELTSIHNRRNILNIFSKELSRAQRFNLHLGIFMIDIDHFKDINDRYGHQKGDEILKKVTNYFLETLRDIDSIGRYGGDEFIVILPESNKDATIKVAQRMRKYVQDKFLKKDIQVTISIGCTILNPKNDNPGDLIEIADKALYNSKNSGRNRVSFK from the coding sequence ATGAGGATAAAAAAAATATTTATAGCTATATTATTACTACCTCTAACAATGTTAAGCTCTAAGGATAAAAACATACTTCTACTACATTCATACTCCTCAAATTATTCTTGGACAAAAAATATTGAACAGGGAGTTATGGACAGATTAGAAAGTAGTAACATTAGTATAGATATTAAAATTGAAAATTTAGACATAATAAATAATAAGGATAAACAGTTTAAACTTTTATATGACCTATACAGTCTAAAATACCCTAATAACATGTTTGATATAATAATAACTGCAGATAATGACGCCTTAGATTTTGTAAAAATGTATAGGGATAAAATTTGGGGGCCGGTTCCAACAATATTTTGTGGAGTAAACGGATATAATAAAGAGATATTAGATGGTATCACCAATATATCAGGTATAGTTGAGAGCGAGGATATTGAGGATACAATTGATATAATACTACAACACAACCCTCAACTAGAGAGCATACTTTTTTGGAGTATGAACCATAAAATAGCTATAAACAACGTTAAATTAGCAGAGGATTATATAAAAACAAAAAGTGCTAAGATTAAAGTTATAAAGTTAAAAGGGGATGACTTATATGAGAGTATTAATAGGTTTTCCTATTTAACACAGAGAGATGCTATACTTCTTTTTAGTTCTTTAAGGGATGATTTTGGTCATATAATTCCTGCTAAGAAAGTGGGGACTTTAATATCTAATATGAGTTTTGCTCCAGTTTATGCTCTCCATGATATCTACTTAAACACAGGTGTAATTGGTGGTAAGGTAGTTAGTGGATACCATCAAGGAGAAGAAGCTGCAAATTTCTTAATAAAACTGCTTAATGGAAGGGATATTACTACACTACCTATTATGACCAATAGCCCCAATAGGTATATTTTTGACGAAACCGCCTTATATAAGAGTAATATAGAAAAGAGTTTAAACCCTAAAGATAGCATCTATGTAAATCCCAGACCATCATTTTATAGACAACATACCTATGAAATCCGTTTTTTTTCCATTTTTATTCTAACACTAGCATCAATTATTCTTTTTTCCATACTATATAGATTAAAAAAACAGAGAATTAGGGAGACTCATTTATTAATTCAAAGGAGTGCAATTTTTGATCTATCTAGTAATCTTTTTTGTATTGCAACACCTGATGGAAGGGTTATTCAGCTAAATAAATCTTGGATGGATGTACTAGGTTGGAATAATGAAGAGCTATTAAATGAACCTCTATTAAAATATATTCACCCTGATGATAAAGAACTTTTATCTAAGGAGATGAAGAAGATAAAAAAAGGTTACACATTAGAAAATTTTCAAAGTAGATATCTATGTAAAAATGGGGGCCATAAGTGGTTATCTTGGAACTCATTTACCTCCCCTGGGGATAAGGATATAGTGGTTTCCGCTAGGGATATAACCCAGGAGAAGATTCATAGTGAGGAGTTAGAAAGGTTAGCAACCCAGGATGAGTTAACATCTATTCACAATAGAAGGAATATTCTTAATATCTTTTCAAAAGAGCTGTCTAGAGCTCAAAGGTTCAACTTACACCTAGGAATATTTATGATAGATATTGATCATTTTAAGGATATTAACGATAGATATGGACATCAAAAAGGGGACGAGATACTAAAAAAGGTTACAAACTATTTTTTAGAAACTCTAAGAGATATCGATTCCATTGGGAGGTATGGTGGGGATGAATTTATTGTAATTCTCCCTGAATCTAATAAGGATGCAACAATAAAAGTGGCCCAAAGAATGAGAAAATACGTTCAGGATAAATTCCTAAAGAAAGATATACAAGTTACAATTAGTATAGGTTGCACTATTTTAAATCCTAAAAATGATAACCCTGGTGACTTAATAGAAATAGCAGACAAAGCACTATATAACTCTAAAAACAGCGGAAGAAATAGGGTATCATTCAAATAA
- a CDS encoding PAS domain-containing protein, which produces MRFLLLTKEENCNKYKKILDFLGCKNIIATLCYNINNPPNNNFDFYLIEDFLWSEIEIILNIPFFINLNKDKEIEGVFSNKNFVGYLDLTSNPTFIYSVFKNSTALVVANNKKISEKNKILSMAIDNSPISIMITDSDGIIESVNPRVCEITGYDYDSLIGQNPRILKSENSVTDYKDMWLTLTSGRVWKGEFCNKKRVERSIENLLSLLLFLMKTEKLLNMLV; this is translated from the coding sequence ATGAGGTTTCTATTATTAACTAAGGAAGAAAATTGTAATAAATATAAAAAAATCTTAGACTTCCTAGGTTGTAAAAATATCATAGCCACCCTATGTTATAATATCAATAATCCTCCAAATAACAACTTTGATTTTTATCTTATTGAAGACTTCCTATGGAGTGAAATAGAGATAATTTTAAACATACCATTTTTTATTAATCTAAATAAAGATAAAGAAATAGAGGGTGTTTTTTCTAATAAAAACTTTGTTGGATATTTAGATTTAACTTCAAATCCTACTTTTATATACTCAGTATTTAAGAATTCTACAGCTTTAGTTGTTGCAAATAATAAAAAGATAAGTGAAAAAAATAAAATATTATCAATGGCAATTGATAATAGCCCAATTTCTATAATGATAACAGATAGTGATGGGATTATAGAGAGTGTAAACCCTAGGGTCTGTGAAATAACCGGTTATGATTATGACTCTTTAATTGGTCAAAACCCTAGGATACTAAAGTCAGAGAACTCTGTTACAGATTACAAAGATATGTGGTTAACCTTAACTTCTGGTAGGGTATGGAAGGGTGAGTTTTGTAATAAAAAAAGAGTGGAGAGGAGTATCGAGAATCTGTTATCATTACTCCTGTTTTTGATGAAAACAGAGAAATTATTAAATATGTTGGTTTAA
- a CDS encoding HD-GYP domain-containing protein: MKRTKLYVKFLVECISSSLDYTEYELVQLWSSAPLHDIGKVAIPDNILLKPDKLTDEEFDIMKMHPIHGNEALMRVSECKDDDNFLKFAKEITLFHHEKWDGSGYPYGLEGEDIPISARMMALADVYDALRSKRPYKDPIPHEKVMGMILEERGRHFDPVLVDLFIEFNGKFNDIFTNSMEEVFNFDDL; encoded by the coding sequence ATCAAAAGAACAAAACTATATGTAAAATTTCTAGTAGAATGTATTAGCAGTAGTTTAGACTATACTGAGTATGAGTTAGTTCAGCTCTGGAGTTCTGCCCCACTACACGATATAGGAAAGGTAGCTATTCCTGATAATATATTATTAAAGCCGGATAAATTAACTGATGAAGAGTTTGATATAATGAAAATGCACCCAATTCATGGAAATGAGGCATTGATGAGGGTTAGTGAGTGTAAAGATGATGATAATTTTCTGAAGTTTGCAAAGGAAATTACCCTTTTTCACCATGAGAAGTGGGATGGTTCCGGGTATCCATACGGTTTAGAGGGGGAGGATATTCCAATCTCTGCAAGAATGATGGCCTTAGCTGATGTATATGATGCTTTAAGATCTAAAAGGCCATATAAGGATCCTATCCCCCATGAAAAAGTTATGGGTATGATTTTAGAGGAGAGAGGTAGGCACTTTGATCCAGTGTTAGTAGATCTTTTTATTGAGTTTAATGGTAAATTTAATGATATTTTTACAAATTCAATGGAGGAAGTATTTAATTTTGATGATTTGTAG
- the trxA gene encoding thioredoxin codes for MEHLTLESFKEKICTCGLDGKEGAEWSYKGDLPCLIDFYADWCGPCKRVAPILEDLAKEFEGKVHIYKVDTEAQQELAAMFGIQSIPTLLYVPMEGKPQLAAGAPPKPQLVQTMKDILKI; via the coding sequence ATGGAGCATTTAACATTAGAAAGTTTTAAGGAAAAAATCTGTACCTGTGGTTTAGATGGAAAAGAAGGTGCGGAGTGGAGTTATAAGGGTGATCTACCTTGTTTAATAGATTTTTACGCAGACTGGTGTGGTCCATGTAAAAGGGTTGCTCCAATCTTAGAGGATTTAGCTAAAGAGTTTGAAGGTAAAGTTCATATATATAAGGTAGATACTGAGGCTCAGCAAGAGTTAGCGGCTATGTTTGGTATTCAAAGTATTCCAACTCTTTTATATGTACCAATGGAAGGAAAACCTCAGTTGGCAGCAGGAGCTCCTCCTAAACCACAATTAGTACAAACAATGAAGGATATTCTAAAAATATAA
- a CDS encoding Crp/Fnr family transcriptional regulator, whose translation MEKRELLAVAESPIFKNIDINQLNRILTSHQPIIKWFKKGETVWFQSQVLDKLIIVIDGKLKAQMASDDGKIINMEEFGKYQPVAIPVLFSKNQKLPVTLFAKEDSQVFLLPKEMLLSCCMANQDILENTLSVMSTKVDFLSKKINFLQLNNIKQKIATILLQESKKVNSKSFILSKTKEELSKEMAVTRPSLSREFKNLITQGIIKQDKEYITILDYTLLKEYR comes from the coding sequence ATGGAAAAAAGAGAGTTATTAGCAGTAGCAGAATCACCAATATTTAAGAATATTGATATTAACCAATTAAACAGGATATTAACGTCCCACCAACCAATTATTAAATGGTTTAAAAAAGGGGAGACTGTTTGGTTTCAGAGTCAAGTTTTAGATAAATTAATTATTGTTATTGATGGGAAGCTAAAAGCTCAAATGGCTTCAGATGATGGAAAAATAATCAATATGGAGGAGTTTGGGAAGTATCAACCAGTTGCTATCCCCGTTCTATTTTCTAAAAATCAAAAACTTCCTGTTACTCTTTTTGCAAAAGAGGATAGTCAAGTTTTTTTACTACCTAAGGAGATGTTATTAAGCTGCTGTATGGCGAATCAAGATATACTGGAAAATACACTGTCGGTAATGTCAACAAAGGTGGATTTTTTATCTAAAAAGATAAACTTTTTGCAACTTAATAATATAAAGCAGAAGATTGCCACTATACTATTACAAGAGTCTAAAAAAGTAAATTCAAAGAGTTTTATCTTAAGTAAAACTAAGGAAGAACTATCAAAAGAGATGGCAGTTACAAGGCCTAGCCTTTCAAGGGAGTTTAAAAACCTAATTACCCAAGGAATAATAAAACAGGATAAAGAGTATATAACTATATTAGATTACACTCTATTAAAGGAGTACAGATAG
- a CDS encoding TraB/GumN family protein → MIKKIITMCAVTIVIGSSISCSSTADKVLKGNDVRPLLWELKNGDRSIYIAGSIHIAPGDIYPLDDSFYQAIENSDHFVLEADASLTTTPEFQKFIIETSLLPDNDDLANYVDENHRRQITEILTPYNMTFEHIRIFKPWMVSAVISDYKTKEFGYSSENGVDIHLQAVADEMGLDTMYLESAESQILLRDSYPKEYQIAELISTIDNVNTFGDYYENLISAWKLGDTKRIKNIIDESLLLSKGDEFLDLLFYQRNKNWLEAIEGFLETNDNYFIVVGAGHLVGDGSLINLLKDKEYDVNRL, encoded by the coding sequence TTGATAAAAAAAATTATTACAATGTGTGCAGTGACCATAGTTATAGGTTCTAGCATATCTTGTTCAAGTACGGCTGATAAAGTCTTAAAGGGTAATGATGTAAGACCACTACTATGGGAACTAAAAAATGGGGATAGGTCTATTTATATAGCTGGTTCAATTCATATTGCCCCTGGGGATATCTACCCTTTAGATGATTCTTTTTATCAGGCTATAGAAAATTCTGATCACTTTGTATTAGAAGCTGATGCTTCATTAACTACCACCCCAGAATTTCAAAAGTTTATAATTGAGACATCCCTACTCCCAGATAATGATGATCTTGCTAATTATGTAGATGAGAATCATAGGAGACAAATAACAGAGATTTTAACTCCGTACAATATGACTTTCGAACATATTAGGATATTTAAGCCCTGGATGGTTTCAGCAGTAATTTCGGATTATAAGACTAAAGAATTTGGATATAGTTCTGAGAATGGAGTAGATATTCACTTACAGGCTGTGGCTGATGAAATGGGATTAGATACTATGTACCTAGAGTCTGCAGAGTCTCAGATATTACTAAGGGATTCTTACCCAAAGGAGTATCAAATTGCGGAGTTAATATCCACAATTGATAATGTAAATACTTTTGGAGACTATTATGAGAATTTAATAAGTGCTTGGAAATTGGGAGATACAAAAAGAATAAAAAATATAATTGATGAATCTTTATTGTTATCAAAAGGTGATGAGTTTTTAGATCTGCTCTTTTATCAAAGAAATAAAAACTGGTTAGAAGCGATAGAGGGATTCCTAGAGACCAATGATAACTACTTTATTGTTGTTGGTGCCGGCCATTTAGTTGGAGATGGTAGTTTAATAAATTTGTTAAAAGATAAAGAGTATGATGTTAATAGATTATAA
- a CDS encoding cysteine peptidase family C39 domain-containing protein, translating to MTKLTFELVSLVIPKEDLKFKYVHEQGYDNSCGASITSSLLDIYWRKKCNEYELLEKIKDGKYTVNLNDISEFISEYGLLTKSYEMTLDQLINNSEKYYPIIVHYDYPNKHFALFLGYRDFRIVTADPARGIEVLSVKQFNDRWSNKVVIVASQTENSDKKTLEKAVNVNLRRIDLLHRRAW from the coding sequence ATGACTAAATTAACATTTGAGTTAGTATCCTTAGTTATCCCTAAAGAAGATTTAAAGTTTAAATATGTTCATGAACAAGGTTATGATAATTCATGTGGAGCATCAATAACTTCAAGTTTATTAGATATATATTGGAGAAAAAAGTGCAATGAATACGAACTTCTCGAAAAAATTAAAGATGGTAAATATACCGTTAATTTAAATGATATTTCAGAATTTATTAGTGAATATGGACTACTTACCAAGTCATATGAAATGACTCTAGATCAGCTTATAAATAACTCTGAAAAATATTATCCTATAATTGTCCATTATGATTATCCAAATAAACATTTTGCTTTGTTTTTAGGATATAGAGATTTTAGGATTGTTACTGCTGATCCTGCAAGAGGCATTGAAGTTTTATCAGTAAAACAATTTAATGACAGATGGTCAAATAAAGTTGTTATTGTTGCATCACAAACAGAAAATAGTGATAAAAAAACATTAGAAAAAGCGGTTAATGTTAATCTAAGAAGAATAGATCTGTTACACAGGAGAGCATGGTGA
- a CDS encoding PadR family transcriptional regulator, with protein sequence MEEREKIIENLNQELKRGTLVLSVLFNTTNKCYGYSLVNDLNREGIEIEQNTLYPLLRRLDKQGLLESFWDTTDNRPRKYYQISSLGVEVREKLYSSWVKTNSIIESFSKREGKNGNN encoded by the coding sequence ATGGAAGAGAGAGAAAAGATCATAGAAAACCTGAATCAAGAGCTAAAAAGAGGAACTCTAGTTTTATCCGTTCTTTTTAATACAACAAATAAGTGTTATGGATACTCCCTTGTTAACGATCTAAATAGAGAGGGTATAGAAATTGAACAAAACACACTTTACCCACTATTAAGAAGATTAGATAAACAGGGGTTACTAGAGAGCTTTTGGGATACAACGGATAACAGACCTAGAAAGTATTACCAAATAAGTAGTTTAGGAGTAGAGGTACGAGAAAAACTCTACAGTAGTTGGGTAAAAACCAACTCTATAATTGAAAGCTTTTCAAAAAGAGAGGGAAAAAATGGAAATAATTGA